GCTGGCGTTCAACGCGAATGGTGGTATCGGCTGCATCAGCGTGACCGCCAATGTGGCGCCGTCGCTTTGCGCCCGGTTTCAGGAGGCGGCGCTCGAGGGCGATTTCCGCCGCGCTCTCGAATTGCAGGACAGGCTAATGCCGCTTCATATCGCGCTGTTCATCGAACCGGGTCTGGTCGGTGCGAAATACGCGCTGTCGAGGCTGGGGATCTGCAATGAACGGGTGCGCCTGCCCCTGATCGGGTTGACCCAGGGCACGAAAAACCGCATCGACGATGCGATGGCCCATGCCGGGCTGATCTGATTGCGGGCGGGTGGGCTGCGCGTCAGCGCGGTGCCGGTTACTCAGTCACCCTCATGTGTCAGGCGCGAATCGGCGCCGTCATCCATCAGGCTGGGCCGATCCGACTTGGTGGCCCAGCTTGTGCCGGTTCCCGTGGGTGGCAGTTCCTCCCGCGTCCATTGCAGATGAATGTTCGCCTTGGCGATCATCAACCCGGTAATCGGTGCGGTCAGGAAGCTGAACAGCGTGATCATCAGCTCGTGCCATGTGACCCGCCCGCCGAACCAGGCGAAATAGACCACTGACGCCATCAGCACCGCGCCCACGCCAAGCGTCGCCGCCTTGGTCGGGGCATGCAGCCGGGTCATCGGCTCGGGCAGCTTCACCAGACCGTAGGAGCCGACAAAGCCGAAGATCCCGCTGATGATCAGCAGCGCCGATACGAGGATTTCAAAGAACAGATCCATGGCCGCCCCCTTATTCGATAATATCGCCGCGCAGGATGAATTTCGCGTAGGCAACGGTGGAAACGAAGCCGACCATCGCGAAAAGCAGCGCCGCCTCGAAATACATATCGGTCCCCTCGCGGATGCCGAACAGCGTGAGGATGGCGATCATGTTGATCGTCATCGTATCGAGCGCGAGGATGCGGTCCGGCACCCCCGGCGCGATCACCACGCGATACAGGTTGAACAGCAACCCGATGCCGTAACAGGCGAAGGCGAACAGGATAGCATAGTCGATCATGCGAAGATCTCCTTCAGCCGGGCCTCGTAGCGGGTCTTGATGTCGGTCACCACGCTGTCCGGATCGGGTGCGTGCAGGCAATGCACCAGCAATGCGTGGCCGCATTCGGACAGGTCGCAGCTGACCGTACCCGGTGTCAGCGTGATGGTGCCGGCCAGCATGGTGATTGCCTCGGGGGAGCGCAGATCCAGTGGGACCACGATCCAGGCCGGTTGCAGATCGCGCCGCGATTTGAACAGGACGATGCGGGCGACCTCGATATTGGCGACGATGATGTCCCAGACCACCATCGCGCAATAGGCCAGCCATTTGCCCGGCGAGGTGATCGTCTCGCGCTTTGGCCAATAGGGCGCGATCAGTGCCGGGATCAGCACTGCAAGGATGATACCGAAGACCAGAGAGCCCCAGCGGAATTCGTTGACCAGCAGAAGCCAGGTCAGGACCAGCAGAACCGAAAGATAGGGATGCGGAAAGAGCCGTCTCATTTGCGCGCGCCCTCCTGCTCGATCAGCACCGAATCGACATAGGGCTGCGGATCGAAAAGCTGCTCGGCAATGGCATCGGTCATTTGCAGCGCCGGACGCGCAAAAACCGTCATCGCCACCAGCCCGGCAAGCAGCGCGCCGACCGCGATAAAGGTCATCGTCGGCGATACCGCATCGTCGATGTCCTGGATATGTTCATCCGGCTCCAGCTTGGGCGGGATCGGGCCGCGTGGCGGCGGGCGACCCTCTTCCTCGGCCAGCGCCTCGATGCGCTGAAGCTGGAAGGGCAGCCAGAACAGCGTCGATCCGGCCCTCCCGAAGCCGATGATCGCAAAAAGAGAGGTCACGAGGATGGTCGACCAGATCCCGATCCACCACGGATCGGCTCGGGTCACATCCAGCACCAGCAGCTTACCCAGGAAGCCCGAAAGCGGCGGCATCCCGGCAGCGGCGATGGCGGCGGCGAAGAACATCGCGGCGATCAGCCCGGAATCGCGGATCTTCGGGCGCAGGGTCAGCCAAAGCTCTCCGCCCCGGCGCGCGGCGATCATGTCGGCGATCAGGAACAGCGCTGCCGAGGCGAGCGTCGAATGGATCGTGTAATACAGCGCCGCCGAGATCGAATCCGGGGTGAACATCGACACAGCGATCACCAGTGTCCCGATCGATCCGATCGTGGACAGCGCAGCCACCCGGCCCAGATGCCGCCCGCCAAGCACGCCGATCTGTCCGACGACCAGGGTGATCAGCGCGGCGGGCAGAAGCATGTCCGCGACGATTGATTCGACCACCGAGTCTCCGGGAAAGACGAGCGTGTAGAAACGGATGATCGAATAGATCCCGACCTTCGACATGATCGCAAACAGCGCGGCCACCGGGCCCGGCGCATTGGCATAGGTCGAGGGCAGCCAGAAATGTAGCGGCACCAATGCGGCCTTGATCGCAAACACCAGCATCAGCAGAACCGCGCCGGTGCGCAGAAGCGAGGTGTCCTCGGGCGGCATCTCGGCGACCTTCACCGCCATATCCGCCATGTTCAGCGTGCCGGTCACCGCATAAAGCGTCCCCAGCGCGGCCAGGAAAAGAGTCGAGCCGAGCAGGTTGATGATGACATATTGCACGCCCGCCCGCAGCCGCAGCGGCCCGCCTCCGTGGATCATCAGACCGTAGGACGCGATCAGCAGCACCTCGAAGAACACGAACAGGTTGAAGGCGTCTCCGGTCAGGAAGGCGCCCATCACCCCCATCATCTGGAACTGCCAGAGCGCGTGAAAATGCCATCCCTTGCGGTCCCATCCCGAGCCGATGGCGTAAAGCTGCACCACGACGGCAAGGAACGCGCCGAGTACCAGCATCATCGCGGCCAGCTCGTCCAGCATCAGCACGATGCCGAAGGGCGCGGGCCAGTTACCGAGACGGTAAACGAAGACCTCTCCGCTGCTGGCATAGAAGGCCAGATACAGCGAGACGCCCAGAAGAATGACGGACCCGGCGGTGGAAAAGACCCGCTGCAACAGCATGTCATGCCGCATCCACAGGATGATGAGACCGCCAATGACCGCCGGCAGAACGACAGGGGCAATGATAAAATGGTTCATTCGGTATCCCCGTCCTCGCGCCGGTCGGCGTCAGGCATGTCGATGTAGTCGTCCCCGCTCTCGATGAACGCGCCGAGCGCCAGCAGAACGACCACGGCCGTCATCCCGAACGAGATCACGATGGCGGTCAGCGTCAGCGCCTGCGGCAGCGGATCGGTATAGACCGCAGCTTCGGCATAGGGATCGAGGATTGGTGGCTTGTTCACCGCGAGCCGTCCCGATGCGAACAGGAACACGTTGATTGCATAAGACATCATGGTCATGCCGATCACGGTCGGGAATGTGCGCAGCCGCAACACGAGGTAAACCCCGGCGGCGGACATGGCTCCGATGGCGATGGCTACGAGCGCTTCCATCAGTTTGCCTCCCCCTGTTGGTGGCTGTTGCGCGAGGGGTCCACATCCATCGGCTCGCGGTTGACCGTCTCTCCGGCCCGGCGCGCGATCCGCGACAGCGAATTCAGCGCCAGCATCACCGCGCCCAGAACACACAGGAACACGCCCAGATCGAAGGCCATGGCGGTGGCAAGCTCGAATTCCTCCAGCAGAGGCAGCTTCACGTAGGTGTAATTCGAGGTGAGGAAGGGCACGCCCCAAAGCCAGGCCCCCATGCCGGTCGCGGCGGCGACGACGACGCCCGCGCCGATCATGGCGTGGAAGGGCACGCGCTGTTTCTCTTGCGCCCAGGCAAAGCCCGACGCCATGTATTGCATGAGCAGCGAGATCGCGACGATCAGACCCGCCACGAAGCCGCCGCCCGGCTCGTTATGGCCACGCAGGAAGATGAACAGCCCGACCGTCAGCGAAATCGGCAGGATCAGCCGGGTCGCAACGACCAGCATCAGCGGGTGACGGTCGCCCGCGTCGCGCTTGTCATGCCGCCAGTTCAGCAGCCGCCGGGACGACCGCCCGGTCATCAGCGTCTCGGTCATCGCAAAGATGACGAGCGCGGCAATCCCGAGGACCGTGATCTCGCCGAACGTGTCATAGCCCCGGAAATCGACCAGGGTGACGTTCACCACGTTATCGCCGCCGCCCTGCTTGTAGCTGTTCTCGAGGTGATAGCCAGAGATGGTGTCGAAAGCGAAATCCCGTCGCATCACCGCGTAGGCCAGCCCGCCAAATCCGAGCCCGACCGCCGTGGCGATCAGCGCATCGGCGCCGCGCCGCAGCCCGCCGGTCTCGACCCAGGTGCGCTTGGGCAGGAAATTGAGCGCCAGCAGCATGAGCATCACTGTGACCACCTCGACCGAGATCTGGGTCAGGGCCAGATCCGGCGCCGACAGATAGACGAAGGCGCCCGATACGATCAGCCCGATGATGCCGATCAGCACCAGTGCCAGCAGACGATTGCGGTGGAAGGTGACCATGCAGCCGGTCGCGGCGATCAGCAGCAGAAAGCCGATCGCCGCGACTGGTTCGATGGGCAGCATCTCTCGGGTGGCGAGTCCGACCGCGCCCGTCGCCCAGCCGAAAACGCCCGCCATGACCACGGTGATCGACATCATCGTCGCCCCCCGCGCCAGTCGCCCATCATGCAGCGCGTCATTCGCCGCCTGCGCCCAACGCGCGGCACGCCGGATCACCGCGTCGAACATGGTTTTGGCCTCAGGGCGGGGGGTCGAGTCCCATCCCGCCTGCAGGAGCCGGTGCAACGACACGAGGATGGCTCCGACGATGATCGCGATGATCGAGGCGATCAGCGCCGCATTCACCCCGTGCCAGAGATAGATATCCGGCTCGGTCGCAAGCCCGGTCACCGCGTCGGCAGAGATGCGGACCAGCCATCCGGCCATGGTCATCGGCATCAATCCGATCAGCACCACCAGAACCACGAGAAGCGCAGGGCTGAACCACAGCCCCGGACCCGGGTCATGCGGATGATGCGGATAATCGTCGCGCTCTTCCCCGAAGAAACTGTGCCAGATGAAACGGAAAGAATAGGCGACCGAAAAAATCGCCGCGATGCTGGCCACGATGAAGAACAGGTTGTGATAGCCTGCCCAGTCCGTATGTGCTGCCTCATAGAGCATCATCTCTTTCGAAAGGAAGCCGTTCAGCGGCGGTATCCCGGCCATGGAAAGCGCGGCAATCGTCCCGATCAGGAAAGTGATCGGCATCAGCCTGCGCAGCCCGCCCAGCCGGGCGATGGAGCGTGTGCCGGTCTCGTGGTCGATGATCCCGGCGCTCATGAACAAGGCGGCCTTGAAGGTCGCGTGGTTGATGATGTGGAACACCGCCGCGATGGCACCTGCCTCGGTCCCGAGTCCCAGAAGCATCGTGATCAGCCCCAGATGGCTGACCGTCGAGAAAGCCAGCAGCGCCTTGAGATCATCCTTGAACAGCGCGATTACCGCTCCGATCAGCATGGTGATCAGCCCGGTGGTCGCGACCAGATAGAACCATTCCGGCGTGCCCGCCAGCACCGGCCAGAGCCGCGCCATCAGGAACAGCCCGGCCTTTACCATGGTCGCCGAGTGCAGATAGGCCGAGACCGGCGTCGGGGCGGCCATGGCGTGCGGCAGCCAGACATGGAACGGGAACTGCGCCGATTTCGTGAAGGCGCCGATCAGGATCAGGATCAGCGCGGGAAGATACATGGGAGAGGCCTGGATAGCCTCTTTCGCCTGAAGGATGTCGCTGATCTTGTAGCTGCCCGCGATATTCCCGAGGATCAGCATCCCCGCGATCATCGCAAGCCCGCCCATCCCGGTCACGGTCAGCGCCATCCGCGCGCCCTGACGTCCTTCGGGAAGGTGTTTCCAATAGCCGATCAGCAGGAAGGAGGACAGCGAGGTCAGCTCCCAGAAGATCAGCAAAAGCAGGATGTTATCCGACAGGACGATGCCGACCATCGCGCCCTGGAACAGCATCAGATAGGTATAGAACTGCCCGACCGGATCATCTTTCGAAAGGTAATACCGCGCATAGGTGATGATGAGCAGGCCGATGCCCAGAATCAGGATCGCGAAGAGCAGGCTCAGCCCGTCGATGCGGAAACTTGCGTTCAGCCCGATCCGGGGCAGCCAGGCGTAGTCGGCCGTGATGACCGCACCGCCCAGTATCGCGGGGATGTGCAGGCATGCCCCGATCAGCGCGAGGAATGTCATCGTCCCGCAGGAGATTGCGGCCACATTCCGCCCCGAGCGGATCAGCAATCCGGGCAAGAGCGCGCCGAGGAAGGGCAGCGCGGCGATCAGGGCTGGCGACATCTGTCCTCCGCAAATCTTTTCTTAATTTGTGTCAATGAAGGCGCGCCCGGTGTCAAGCAAGCCGCCGGGGCGGATAGGGCCTTTCCCGATGTTCGCGTTTCGTGCTAGCGTCCCGGAAAGAACGAGAAAAACGAGGGCAGGCATGAGGGTTCTGGGCATCGACCCCGGATTGCAGAATATGGGCTGGGGCGTGATCGAGCTGGACGGCCCGCGGCTGCGACATATTGCCAATGGTGTCGTGCGCTCGGGGCCGGGCGCGCTTGGGGCGCGGCTGCTACTTCTGTATCGCGGGCTGACCGATGTGATCACAGCGCATCTCCCCGATGCGGCGGCGGTGGAACAGACCTTCGTGAACAAGGACGCGGTCGGCACGCTGAAGCTGGGTCAGGCGCGCGGCATTGCCCTGCTTGCGCCGGCCGAGGCGGGGCTCGAAATCGGGGAATATGCGCCAAACGCGGTGAAGAAAGCCGTGGTCGGTGTCGGCCACGCCGCCAAAGAGCAGGTGCAGCACATGGTGCGCCACCAGCTTCCCGGCGTCGAGTTTCACGGGCCAGACGCGGCGGATGCACTCGCCATCGCGATCTGCCACGCGCATCACCTGCAATCGCGCAGCGTGCGCATCAAGGCGAGCGCATGATCGGGCGTATTGCGGGGGTGATCCTGCACCGCGCGCCGGATCACGTCATGATCGATGTGCGCGGTGTTGGCTATATCGTTCATATCAGCGAGCGCACGGCGGCCAATCTGCCTCCGGTCGGACAGGCGACGGCGCTTTATACCGATTTGCTGGTGCGCGAGGATCTGTTGCAGCTGTTCGGCTTCCCGACCCTGCTGGAAAAAGAGTGGCACAAGCTGCTGACCTCGGTTCAGGGGATCGGGGCGAAGGCATCGCTGGCGATACTGGGCACGCTCGGCGCCGAGGGGCTTGGCCGGGCGATTGCGCTTGGTGACTGGTCGGCGGTGCGCAAGGCTCAGGGCGTCGGGCCGAAACTGGCGCAGCGCGTCGTGCTTGAACTGAAGGACAAGGCGCCCTCGGTCATGGCGATGGGTGGCGCGTTGACGGTGGATGCGGGTGCCTCGGTCATCGAGACCGACGCGCCCGCGCCTGCGGCCCCCGCCCAACCCGCTGCCAAGCCCGCGGCAAAGGACCCGAGCAGCGCCGCCGCCCAGTCCGAGGCGCTGTCCGCATTGACCAATCTGGGCTATAACCCCTCCGAGGCGGCCTCTGCAGTGGCGCAGGCCGCACAGGCGGAACCCGAGGCCGCGACAACGGCGTTGATCCGCGCGGCGCTGCGGCTTCTGGCGCCGAAGGAATGACGGGGGGATCCATGTCCAGCACGCTTCGCACCTTTGCCCTGATGGCGGCGCTGACCGCGCTGCTGATGGGACTTGGCTGGTTGATCGGTGGCCGGGGCGGCGCGCTGATCGCACTGATTTTCGCGGGCGCGGGCAATATCTGGGCCTGGTGGAACAGCGACAAGGCGATGCTGCGCCGGAACAATGCCGTTCCGGTGACCCGCCAGAACGCGCCCGAGCTGGTCGATCTGGTGGCCGAGCTGGCGCAGCGGGGCAACCTGCCCATACCGGCGGTCTATGTGATGCAGACCGAACAGCCCAATGCCTTCGCCACCGGGCGCAATCCCGAAAACGCCGCAGTGGCGGTCACGCAGGGATTGATGCAGATCCTGAACCGCGACGAGCTGGCTGGCGTCATCGCGCATGAGCTGGCCCATATCCGCAACCGCGACACGCTGACCATGACCGTTGCCGCAACGCTCGCCGGGGCGATCGCGATGCTGGGCAACATGGCGCTGTGGACCGGCGGCCGGAACGGGCGCGGCGGGTTGCTGGCGGGTCTTGCGGCGATGATCTTCGCGCCGGTCGCGGCGAGCCTCGTGCAGATGGCCATCTCTCGCACGCGGGAATTTCGCGCCGATGCTTTGGGCGCCGAGATCGCGGGCCAGACCGAGGGGCTGTCCTCGGCGCTGCAAAAGATCGCGCAGGCGGCGGGGCGGGTGGTCAATGTCCCGGCTGAACGCAATCCGGCTTCGGCCTCGATGTTCATCATAAACCCGCTTTCGGGCATGAATATGGACAGCCTGTTCCGCACCCATCCGCCAACCGAGGACCGCATCGCCGCGCTGAGAGAACTGAGGCTGAATGGACGCCCCTGACCCAACATTGCGGCCCGCTCCGCTGCCCGAGGACGATAGCGGCCGCGCCCTGCGCCCGCAGGCGCTGAGCGAATTCATCGGCCAGGCCGAGGCCCGCGCCAATCTGCGCGTCTTCATCGAAAGCGCGCGGCGGCGGGGCGAGGCGATGGATCACACGCTGTTCCACGGCCCGCCGGGTCTTGGCAAGACCACGCTGGCGCAGATCATGGCGCGCGAGCTTGGGGTGAACT
This genomic window from Paracoccus sediminicola contains:
- a CDS encoding Na+/H+ antiporter subunit G; this encodes MDLFFEILVSALLIISGIFGFVGSYGLVKLPEPMTRLHAPTKAATLGVGAVLMASVVYFAWFGGRVTWHELMITLFSFLTAPITGLMIAKANIHLQWTREELPPTGTGTSWATKSDRPSLMDDGADSRLTHEGD
- a CDS encoding K+/H+ antiporter subunit F, with protein sequence MIDYAILFAFACYGIGLLFNLYRVVIAPGVPDRILALDTMTINMIAILTLFGIREGTDMYFEAALLFAMVGFVSTVAYAKFILRGDIIE
- a CDS encoding Na+/H+ antiporter subunit E; the protein is MRRLFPHPYLSVLLVLTWLLLVNEFRWGSLVFGIILAVLIPALIAPYWPKRETITSPGKWLAYCAMVVWDIIVANIEVARIVLFKSRRDLQPAWIVVPLDLRSPEAITMLAGTITLTPGTVSCDLSECGHALLVHCLHAPDPDSVVTDIKTRYEARLKEIFA
- a CDS encoding monovalent cation/H+ antiporter subunit D encodes the protein MNHFIIAPVVLPAVIGGLIILWMRHDMLLQRVFSTAGSVILLGVSLYLAFYASSGEVFVYRLGNWPAPFGIVLMLDELAAMMLVLGAFLAVVVQLYAIGSGWDRKGWHFHALWQFQMMGVMGAFLTGDAFNLFVFFEVLLIASYGLMIHGGGPLRLRAGVQYVIINLLGSTLFLAALGTLYAVTGTLNMADMAVKVAEMPPEDTSLLRTGAVLLMLVFAIKAALVPLHFWLPSTYANAPGPVAALFAIMSKVGIYSIIRFYTLVFPGDSVVESIVADMLLPAALITLVVGQIGVLGGRHLGRVAALSTIGSIGTLVIAVSMFTPDSISAALYYTIHSTLASAALFLIADMIAARRGGELWLTLRPKIRDSGLIAAMFFAAAIAAAGMPPLSGFLGKLLVLDVTRADPWWIGIWSTILVTSLFAIIGFGRAGSTLFWLPFQLQRIEALAEEEGRPPPRGPIPPKLEPDEHIQDIDDAVSPTMTFIAVGALLAGLVAMTVFARPALQMTDAIAEQLFDPQPYVDSVLIEQEGARK
- a CDS encoding Na+/H+ antiporter subunit C, yielding MEALVAIAIGAMSAAGVYLVLRLRTFPTVIGMTMMSYAINVFLFASGRLAVNKPPILDPYAEAAVYTDPLPQALTLTAIVISFGMTAVVVLLALGAFIESGDDYIDMPDADRREDGDTE
- a CDS encoding monovalent cation/H+ antiporter subunit A, translated to MSPALIAALPFLGALLPGLLIRSGRNVAAISCGTMTFLALIGACLHIPAILGGAVITADYAWLPRIGLNASFRIDGLSLLFAILILGIGLLIITYARYYLSKDDPVGQFYTYLMLFQGAMVGIVLSDNILLLLIFWELTSLSSFLLIGYWKHLPEGRQGARMALTVTGMGGLAMIAGMLILGNIAGSYKISDILQAKEAIQASPMYLPALILILIGAFTKSAQFPFHVWLPHAMAAPTPVSAYLHSATMVKAGLFLMARLWPVLAGTPEWFYLVATTGLITMLIGAVIALFKDDLKALLAFSTVSHLGLITMLLGLGTEAGAIAAVFHIINHATFKAALFMSAGIIDHETGTRSIARLGGLRRLMPITFLIGTIAALSMAGIPPLNGFLSKEMMLYEAAHTDWAGYHNLFFIVASIAAIFSVAYSFRFIWHSFFGEERDDYPHHPHDPGPGLWFSPALLVVLVVLIGLMPMTMAGWLVRISADAVTGLATEPDIYLWHGVNAALIASIIAIIVGAILVSLHRLLQAGWDSTPRPEAKTMFDAVIRRAARWAQAANDALHDGRLARGATMMSITVVMAGVFGWATGAVGLATREMLPIEPVAAIGFLLLIAATGCMVTFHRNRLLALVLIGIIGLIVSGAFVYLSAPDLALTQISVEVVTVMLMLLALNFLPKRTWVETGGLRRGADALIATAVGLGFGGLAYAVMRRDFAFDTISGYHLENSYKQGGGDNVVNVTLVDFRGYDTFGEITVLGIAALVIFAMTETLMTGRSSRRLLNWRHDKRDAGDRHPLMLVVATRLILPISLTVGLFIFLRGHNEPGGGFVAGLIVAISLLMQYMASGFAWAQEKQRVPFHAMIGAGVVVAAATGMGAWLWGVPFLTSNYTYVKLPLLEEFELATAMAFDLGVFLCVLGAVMLALNSLSRIARRAGETVNREPMDVDPSRNSHQQGEAN
- the ruvC gene encoding crossover junction endodeoxyribonuclease RuvC — protein: MRVLGIDPGLQNMGWGVIELDGPRLRHIANGVVRSGPGALGARLLLLYRGLTDVITAHLPDAAAVEQTFVNKDAVGTLKLGQARGIALLAPAEAGLEIGEYAPNAVKKAVVGVGHAAKEQVQHMVRHQLPGVEFHGPDAADALAIAICHAHHLQSRSVRIKASA
- the ruvA gene encoding Holliday junction branch migration protein RuvA, producing the protein MIGRIAGVILHRAPDHVMIDVRGVGYIVHISERTAANLPPVGQATALYTDLLVREDLLQLFGFPTLLEKEWHKLLTSVQGIGAKASLAILGTLGAEGLGRAIALGDWSAVRKAQGVGPKLAQRVVLELKDKAPSVMAMGGALTVDAGASVIETDAPAPAAPAQPAAKPAAKDPSSAAAQSEALSALTNLGYNPSEAASAVAQAAQAEPEAATTALIRAALRLLAPKE
- a CDS encoding zinc metalloprotease HtpX, which codes for MSSTLRTFALMAALTALLMGLGWLIGGRGGALIALIFAGAGNIWAWWNSDKAMLRRNNAVPVTRQNAPELVDLVAELAQRGNLPIPAVYVMQTEQPNAFATGRNPENAAVAVTQGLMQILNRDELAGVIAHELAHIRNRDTLTMTVAATLAGAIAMLGNMALWTGGRNGRGGLLAGLAAMIFAPVAASLVQMAISRTREFRADALGAEIAGQTEGLSSALQKIAQAAGRVVNVPAERNPASASMFIINPLSGMNMDSLFRTHPPTEDRIAALRELRLNGRP